The following are encoded in a window of Arthrobacter sp. OAP107 genomic DNA:
- a CDS encoding YhgE/Pip family protein yields the protein MTILRLARSELKRMTGGLLPKLTILALTLVPLLYGAVYLYANWNPYGNLDRIDAALVVEDAGAATSGGTRLEAGQKVADSLLEGHVFNWQTVQSAAEADQGVSEGKYAFALRIPKDFSANLASPGSFDSATQAMLNVTTNDANNYLLSTIVDKLTTAVHASVAKDVGAETANQLLTGFGTIHTQMVKAADGATQLADGVTRLHEGTVTLHAGTGKLATGAADLYNGQTRLRDGADELSAGAGQLSGGLAELRDRTAGLPADSQRLADGAAQVAAGNAALNSKVQDAVGQLEAAETGLRDRLQESNNRLVAAGVLTREQADKVLAEVDSAAASGPVSDARAKIQADAAQIQQLSDGSAAVSAGAARLAAAAPALTGGISTASAGADRLAAGATTLASGEQTAVEGSAALSAGARELDGGAAQLESGAGTAAAGAGKLAAGLSQGAGKVPHPDDAQKSDLSAVMSDPVAVSNVSQAKAGSYGAGLAPFFMTLALWIGIFMLVQAMRPITQRALASNAPAWKIAVGGWLPFLTVSAVQASLLTVVVNVGLGLHPAHPWLMWMLLLAAAMAFSAIIQGVVALLGSPGKLVVLILLVLQLVSSGGTFPWQTTPEPLHAVHRVLPMGYVVDGMRHLVYGADLSLVPGTVAGLFGYTLLGIALSTLAVRKNKFWTLKTLKPEIAV from the coding sequence ATGACAATCCTGCGGCTGGCGCGCTCCGAACTCAAGCGCATGACCGGCGGCCTGCTGCCCAAGCTGACCATCCTGGCCCTCACCCTGGTGCCGCTGCTCTACGGCGCGGTGTACCTCTACGCGAACTGGAACCCGTACGGCAACCTCGACCGCATCGACGCCGCGCTCGTGGTGGAGGACGCCGGGGCCGCCACCAGCGGCGGAACGCGGCTGGAAGCCGGGCAGAAGGTGGCGGACAGCCTCCTCGAGGGCCACGTGTTCAACTGGCAGACCGTCCAGTCCGCGGCAGAGGCGGACCAGGGCGTCAGCGAGGGAAAGTACGCGTTCGCCCTCAGGATCCCCAAGGATTTCTCGGCCAACCTTGCCTCGCCTGGCAGCTTCGATTCGGCCACCCAGGCAATGCTCAACGTCACCACCAACGACGCCAACAACTACCTGCTGAGCACCATTGTGGACAAGCTGACCACGGCCGTCCATGCCTCGGTGGCCAAGGATGTCGGTGCGGAGACGGCCAACCAGCTCCTCACCGGATTCGGCACCATCCACACGCAGATGGTCAAGGCGGCCGACGGCGCCACCCAGTTGGCGGATGGCGTCACCCGGCTGCACGAGGGTACTGTCACCCTGCATGCGGGAACCGGGAAGCTGGCTACCGGCGCCGCCGACCTCTATAACGGCCAGACAAGGCTGCGTGACGGTGCCGACGAACTTTCCGCCGGAGCCGGCCAGTTGAGCGGAGGGCTGGCGGAGCTGCGGGACAGGACGGCCGGGCTTCCGGCGGATTCACAGCGCCTCGCTGATGGTGCTGCCCAGGTTGCGGCCGGAAACGCGGCGCTGAACAGCAAGGTGCAGGACGCCGTGGGGCAGCTCGAGGCTGCTGAAACCGGCCTCCGCGACCGGCTGCAGGAGTCCAACAACAGGCTGGTGGCCGCCGGTGTCCTGACCCGGGAACAAGCCGACAAGGTGCTCGCGGAAGTCGATTCCGCAGCCGCCTCCGGCCCGGTCAGCGATGCCAGGGCGAAGATCCAGGCAGACGCAGCGCAGATCCAGCAGCTTTCCGACGGATCGGCGGCGGTAAGTGCCGGTGCGGCGCGTCTGGCCGCCGCCGCACCTGCCTTGACCGGCGGCATCTCGACGGCGTCTGCCGGGGCAGACCGGCTGGCGGCCGGCGCCACCACACTGGCTTCCGGAGAGCAGACGGCGGTGGAAGGTTCGGCCGCCCTGTCGGCAGGTGCCCGGGAGCTCGACGGCGGTGCGGCGCAGCTGGAGAGCGGAGCGGGCACCGCCGCAGCCGGGGCCGGGAAGCTGGCAGCCGGGCTGTCCCAGGGTGCGGGCAAGGTCCCCCACCCGGACGACGCGCAAAAGAGCGACCTCTCGGCCGTGATGTCCGACCCCGTGGCAGTCAGCAACGTCTCGCAGGCAAAGGCCGGCTCCTACGGCGCAGGGCTCGCTCCCTTCTTCATGACGCTGGCCCTGTGGATCGGCATCTTCATGCTGGTCCAGGCCATGCGGCCCATCACCCAGCGTGCCCTGGCCTCCAACGCGCCGGCGTGGAAGATCGCCGTCGGCGGCTGGCTTCCGTTCCTGACGGTCTCCGCAGTGCAGGCGAGCCTGCTGACCGTCGTCGTCAATGTGGGGCTGGGACTGCACCCTGCCCACCCGTGGCTGATGTGGATGTTGCTGCTGGCAGCCGCCATGGCCTTTAGCGCCATCATCCAGGGCGTTGTGGCGCTGCTCGGTTCACCGGGCAAGCTCGTGGTGCTCATCCTGCTCGTGCTCCAGCTGGTCTCCTCCGGCGGCACCTTCCCGTGGCAGACCACGCCGGAGCCGCTGCACGCGGTCCACAGGGTCCTGCCCATGGGCTACGTGGTGGATGGCATGCGGCACCTGGTTTACGGCGCGGACCTGTCCCTGGTCCCGGGGACCGTGGCAGGGCTGTTTGGCTACACTTTGCTGGGGATAGCCCTGTCAACGCTGGCCGTCCGCAAGAACAAGTTCTGGACCCTTAAAACCCTGAAACCGGAGATCGCAGTATGA
- a CDS encoding TetR/AcrR family transcriptional regulator, which yields MSTLEADQEPAAPRKLRPGRTNATKQKLFEASMDLIGERGASGVTVDEIAAAAGVSKGTVYYNFGSKSDLIAQLLRHGVDILEARLLSMRGATADPLAGMEAMIGQAMDFMAEYPSFARLWVGEQWRTPSEWQDTFVELRTRLLQVIGTAIESVAAQYPVDATISRGSLEAAVFGACFVVGLDRQTYNPERSRDQSVAAIMTIMRGYVLKGPAPQG from the coding sequence ATGAGCACGCTGGAGGCGGACCAGGAACCCGCCGCACCGAGGAAGCTCCGCCCCGGCCGGACCAACGCCACAAAGCAGAAGCTGTTCGAGGCCTCCATGGACCTGATCGGGGAACGCGGCGCGTCAGGTGTGACCGTCGACGAGATCGCGGCCGCCGCCGGTGTGTCCAAGGGGACCGTCTATTACAACTTCGGGAGCAAGTCCGATCTCATCGCCCAGTTGCTGCGGCACGGCGTGGACATCCTCGAGGCCCGGTTGCTCAGCATGCGCGGCGCCACGGCGGACCCGCTGGCCGGTATGGAAGCGATGATCGGCCAAGCCATGGACTTTATGGCGGAGTACCCGTCCTTCGCCAGGCTGTGGGTGGGCGAACAGTGGCGCACCCCGAGTGAATGGCAGGACACCTTCGTCGAGCTCCGGACCCGGCTGCTGCAGGTGATCGGCACGGCCATCGAAAGTGTTGCCGCGCAATACCCCGTGGACGCCACCATTTCCCGGGGAAGCCTGGAGGCGGCCGTGTTTGGCGCCTGCTTCGTGGTGGGGCTGGACCGCCAGACGTACAACCCGGAACGGAGCCGTGACCAAAGCGTTGCAGCCATCATGACAATCATGCGCGGCTACGTGCTGAAGGGGCCCGCTCCTCAGGGATGA
- a CDS encoding D-alanyl-D-alanine carboxypeptidase family protein, with amino-acid sequence MLNSVPARWRAGARRCAAAVVVLLMLSAGAQPATAAPSGEPLSTQAVSDPGNAWVLVNKSRPLNPRQFAPSDLVSWGGTGHLLRRQVAGALGQLFAGARAAGYSLEVISGYRSYASQSALYNSYVQMYGQAYADQISARPGYSEHQTGLAADVGNAGGACGLTDCFGTTPGGRWVAANAHRYGFIVRYPQGYTGITGYAYEPWHLRFVGVPLATDMKSRGIPTMEQFFSARPTIRSGADVLAADSSGVLWAYPANGQGGFGTRKRIGPGWSGLKAGFVADWNADGVNDLVAQWKTGTLSVYRGKLSGGFLSPVRVGSAGWQSMNITVGKWHSGQRYPGVVGTAADGAMYFYPNATGGALSARLRLGQGFQGMKLTMADFDNDRRQDLLVTKASGELLLYRSDGAGKIVAEARRRVGTGWNALVQSHASFGFQGRGTRGLTAKTTDGRLVYYSLGNSQFTGLRSVGPGWQSYNIFR; translated from the coding sequence ATGCTGAATTCTGTACCCGCCCGGTGGCGGGCCGGTGCCCGGCGGTGCGCCGCCGCCGTCGTCGTCCTCCTGATGCTTTCCGCCGGCGCGCAGCCGGCAACTGCGGCGCCATCCGGTGAGCCGCTGTCCACGCAGGCTGTGTCGGACCCCGGCAATGCGTGGGTCCTGGTGAACAAGTCGCGGCCGCTGAATCCACGCCAGTTCGCGCCGTCGGACCTCGTCAGCTGGGGCGGCACCGGCCATCTGCTCCGGCGCCAGGTCGCAGGTGCCCTGGGCCAACTTTTCGCGGGCGCGCGTGCTGCCGGCTATTCCCTGGAGGTCATCAGCGGATACCGGTCCTACGCATCCCAGAGCGCCCTGTACAACTCGTACGTGCAGATGTACGGGCAGGCCTATGCTGACCAGATCTCGGCCAGACCGGGATACAGCGAACACCAGACCGGGCTGGCAGCGGACGTCGGCAACGCGGGCGGCGCCTGCGGACTGACCGATTGCTTCGGGACCACTCCCGGCGGGCGCTGGGTGGCGGCGAACGCCCACCGCTACGGCTTCATCGTGCGCTACCCGCAGGGGTACACCGGCATCACCGGCTACGCGTATGAGCCCTGGCACCTGAGGTTCGTCGGGGTTCCGCTGGCCACGGACATGAAGAGCCGCGGCATCCCCACCATGGAACAGTTCTTTTCCGCCCGGCCCACCATCAGGAGCGGGGCCGACGTGCTCGCCGCGGACTCCAGCGGCGTGCTGTGGGCCTACCCGGCCAACGGCCAGGGCGGCTTCGGCACTCGCAAACGGATCGGGCCCGGCTGGTCCGGTCTGAAGGCCGGCTTCGTCGCTGACTGGAATGCCGACGGCGTAAACGACCTCGTGGCCCAGTGGAAGACCGGCACGCTCTCGGTGTACCGCGGCAAACTCTCCGGCGGGTTCCTGAGCCCCGTCCGCGTGGGCAGCGCCGGATGGCAGTCCATGAACATTACGGTGGGGAAGTGGCACAGCGGCCAGCGGTACCCGGGCGTGGTGGGAACCGCGGCGGACGGCGCCATGTACTTCTACCCGAACGCCACGGGCGGTGCGCTCAGCGCCCGGCTCCGGCTCGGGCAGGGGTTCCAGGGGATGAAACTGACCATGGCCGACTTCGACAACGACCGCCGCCAGGATCTGCTGGTCACCAAGGCGTCCGGCGAACTCCTGCTGTACAGGTCCGACGGCGCCGGCAAGATCGTTGCCGAAGCCCGCCGCCGGGTGGGGACCGGCTGGAATGCGCTGGTCCAGTCGCACGCATCCTTCGGCTTCCAGGGGCGGGGGACGCGCGGTCTCACCGCGAAGACCACCGACGGGCGCCTCGTCTACTACAGCCTGGGCAACAGCCAGTTCACCGGTCTCCGATCCGTCGGGCCGGGCTGGCAGTCGTACAACATCTTCCGGTAG
- a CDS encoding histidine phosphatase family protein, whose protein sequence is MSAHHKKRLVLMRHAKADWPGGVADHERPLEERGHREAPLAGKWLLKHNIVPDFILCSSALRTRQTCTWVCAELGEKAPTPKLEDGLYGASALRMLAVINHVPDTVTTLMVISHMPGVQDLAMHLASRDSNHDAYMDAATRFPTSGLTVLETEKPWAELDGQDARLTHFKVPRAH, encoded by the coding sequence ATGAGTGCGCACCATAAGAAGCGGTTGGTCCTGATGCGCCATGCCAAGGCCGACTGGCCGGGCGGAGTGGCGGACCACGAGCGCCCCTTGGAGGAACGCGGCCACCGCGAGGCCCCGCTTGCCGGTAAATGGCTGCTCAAGCACAACATCGTCCCGGATTTCATCCTGTGCTCCAGTGCGCTGCGGACACGGCAGACGTGCACGTGGGTGTGCGCTGAACTCGGTGAGAAGGCCCCGACGCCGAAACTTGAGGACGGCCTCTACGGCGCCTCCGCGCTGCGCATGCTTGCGGTCATCAACCATGTGCCGGACACCGTGACCACGCTGATGGTGATCTCCCATATGCCCGGTGTGCAGGACCTGGCCATGCACCTGGCATCGCGGGATTCCAACCACGACGCCTACATGGATGCCGCCACCCGCTTCCCCACCAGCGGGCTGACGGTGCTGGAGACGGAAAAGCCCTGGGCTGAACTGGATGGCCAGGACGCCCGGCTCACGCACTTCAAGGTCCCGCGCGCCCATTAG
- a CDS encoding winged helix-turn-helix domain-containing protein, whose amino-acid sequence MSVASGYVHISVRNANKAGQAQGLRQGFGARPAFAPGGQANSIPAAPGYAPQGYNPNSYGQLRAVQAEEAAPLTAPTPFVAPAATAPVRPVPNDNVARGFVLYMGIDEETAAAAGTSIAKLAQEIRAYAQSLVTGAESYAAVAVAPASAPGSALDVVRSTFGDPTVNARQRTETARVQPAQDPRPSGVLIDLARREVHLDGESLNLTFKEFELLNYLVENGTRTVGRDELLEGLWRNAEEVPNERTIDVHIRRLRSKLGRLANTVRTVRGQGYRFYEHPEVVVWAAPEYSI is encoded by the coding sequence ATGTCAGTTGCATCCGGATACGTCCACATCTCAGTCCGTAACGCCAACAAGGCAGGTCAGGCGCAGGGCCTGCGCCAGGGATTCGGCGCCCGCCCCGCTTTCGCTCCCGGAGGCCAGGCCAACAGCATTCCCGCCGCACCCGGTTACGCGCCGCAGGGCTACAACCCGAACTCCTACGGCCAGCTGCGCGCCGTGCAGGCCGAGGAAGCCGCGCCGCTTACCGCGCCCACCCCTTTCGTGGCCCCGGCTGCCACCGCGCCTGTCCGCCCCGTGCCGAACGATAACGTCGCCCGCGGATTCGTCCTGTACATGGGCATTGACGAGGAAACCGCGGCCGCCGCCGGCACCTCGATCGCCAAGCTTGCCCAGGAGATCCGGGCCTACGCCCAGTCGCTGGTGACCGGCGCCGAGAGCTACGCCGCCGTCGCTGTGGCTCCGGCCAGCGCCCCCGGTTCCGCGCTCGACGTCGTCCGTTCCACCTTTGGCGATCCCACCGTCAATGCCCGTCAGCGCACAGAGACTGCCCGTGTCCAGCCGGCCCAGGACCCGCGTCCCTCCGGTGTCCTGATCGACCTCGCCCGCCGCGAGGTACACCTCGACGGCGAGTCCCTGAACCTGACCTTCAAGGAATTCGAACTCCTCAACTACCTCGTGGAGAACGGCACCCGTACCGTGGGCCGCGACGAACTGCTCGAGGGCCTGTGGCGCAACGCCGAAGAAGTGCCGAACGAGCGCACCATCGACGTCCACATCCGCCGCCTGCGCTCCAAGCTCGGCCGCCTCGCCAACACCGTGCGTACGGTCCGCGGCCAGGGCTACCGCTTCTACGAGCACCCCGAGGTTGTTGTCTGGGCCGCTCCGGAGTACTCGATCTAG
- a CDS encoding response regulator transcription factor, with protein MATSHSMTNNLPQLTHPDGSPIRALVVDDEPSLSELMSMGLRMAGWSVAVAADGPEAVKLAKEFRPDVLVLDVMLPGFDGVELLGRIRAFAPEVPALFLTAKDAVQDRILGLAAGGDDYVTKPFSMEEVLLRLHRLVQRSGVAAMDSAELVVGDLVLNLDTREVTRAGDELQLTATQFELLRYLMENPKRVVSKAQILDRVWNYDFGGQANIVELYISYLRKKVDAVHPPMIHTVRGAGYVIKPAE; from the coding sequence ATGGCCACTTCGCACTCCATGACCAACAACCTTCCCCAGCTGACCCACCCGGACGGATCCCCCATCCGTGCCCTCGTGGTCGACGACGAGCCGAGCCTCTCGGAACTCATGAGCATGGGCCTGCGCATGGCCGGCTGGTCGGTCGCCGTCGCTGCCGACGGCCCCGAGGCCGTGAAACTCGCCAAGGAGTTCCGCCCGGACGTGCTGGTGCTTGACGTGATGCTTCCCGGATTCGACGGCGTCGAGCTCCTCGGCAGGATCCGCGCCTTCGCGCCGGAGGTCCCGGCCCTGTTCCTCACCGCCAAGGACGCGGTGCAGGACCGCATCCTGGGCCTCGCCGCGGGCGGCGACGACTACGTCACCAAGCCGTTCAGCATGGAGGAAGTCCTGCTGCGCCTGCACCGGCTGGTCCAGCGCTCCGGCGTGGCCGCCATGGATTCCGCCGAGCTCGTTGTGGGCGACCTCGTCCTGAACCTCGACACGCGCGAAGTCACCCGCGCCGGCGACGAACTGCAGCTGACCGCCACCCAGTTCGAGCTGCTGCGCTACCTCATGGAGAACCCCAAGCGTGTGGTCAGCAAGGCCCAGATCCTAGACCGGGTGTGGAACTACGACTTCGGCGGCCAGGCCAACATCGTGGAGCTGTACATCTCCTATCTGCGCAAGAAAGTGGATGCCGTGCACCCGCCGATGATCCACACGGTCCGCGGCGCGGGTTACGTCATCAAGCCGGCAGAGTAG
- a CDS encoding HAMP domain-containing sensor histidine kinase: MANLSGAVRTQRRSWLKPGTWHLRTRLVLVAMALLVAICAAIGLFSYASMDSFLTRQLDDQLTGAADRARDFGRPPLGSAGNRPDPLEGRGQRVGTLVARIQSGQVSAGFLASDATRKPLSAADNQTLLELRRDGIPVDRTLSTGAYRLVAAQTPYGDVMVTGLPVAEKQSTLTSLVWTITIVSLGGLVLIGLAGTVLIRRTMKPLEQLSEVATQVSRLPLDAGEVALAVRVPPSNAHPGTEVGSVGHALNQMLDNVSNALEARQESEMKVRQFVADASHELRTPLTAIRGYTELMRMTEKFTLDGQRSLARVQSQSERMTALVEDLLLLARLDEGQPLKLSDVDLTQLVIETVSDEKVMAPDRAWHLDLPEEPVSVRGDASQLHQVLVNLLSNARKHTPPGTTVTTGVMRSADGSAVITVTDDGAGIPPEFVDKVFARFARADASRATPVQSPLAPASAAAMGSAAVGATAGTALHTADSRGEPGASQGEPGVASAEGTSGLGLSIVQSIVEAHGGTVEVTSRHGRTEFAVRLPAQGAAPTP; this comes from the coding sequence GTGGCAAACCTTTCCGGTGCAGTCCGTACCCAGCGCCGAAGCTGGCTGAAGCCCGGTACCTGGCACCTGCGCACCCGTCTGGTCCTCGTCGCCATGGCGCTTCTGGTGGCCATTTGCGCTGCTATCGGCCTCTTCAGCTACGCCTCAATGGACTCCTTCCTGACCCGTCAGCTCGACGATCAACTCACCGGAGCCGCTGACAGGGCCCGGGACTTTGGCCGCCCACCGCTCGGTTCCGCGGGCAACAGGCCCGACCCCCTCGAAGGCCGGGGCCAGCGGGTGGGCACCCTCGTGGCCAGGATCCAGTCCGGGCAGGTCAGCGCCGGCTTCCTGGCATCGGATGCCACCCGCAAACCGCTCTCGGCCGCCGACAACCAGACCCTCCTGGAGCTCCGCCGCGACGGCATCCCCGTCGACCGCACCCTGTCCACCGGGGCCTACCGTCTTGTTGCCGCCCAGACGCCCTATGGCGACGTCATGGTGACCGGGCTTCCCGTGGCCGAGAAGCAGAGCACCCTGACGTCGCTGGTCTGGACCATCACCATCGTCTCGCTGGGCGGACTCGTGCTGATCGGTCTGGCCGGGACGGTGCTCATCCGCCGCACCATGAAGCCGCTGGAGCAGCTCTCCGAGGTGGCCACGCAGGTGTCGCGCCTGCCGTTGGATGCCGGCGAGGTGGCACTCGCCGTCCGCGTCCCGCCGTCGAACGCCCATCCCGGAACCGAAGTGGGCAGTGTGGGGCACGCCCTGAACCAGATGCTGGACAACGTCTCCAACGCGCTGGAAGCGCGGCAGGAAAGCGAAATGAAGGTGCGGCAGTTCGTGGCGGACGCCTCGCACGAGCTCCGGACGCCGCTCACGGCCATCCGCGGCTACACCGAGCTGATGCGCATGACGGAAAAGTTCACCCTGGACGGCCAGCGCTCGCTTGCACGCGTGCAGAGCCAGTCGGAGCGCATGACCGCGCTGGTGGAGGATCTCCTGCTGCTCGCCCGGCTCGACGAGGGCCAGCCGCTCAAGCTCAGCGATGTCGACCTCACGCAGCTCGTGATCGAGACGGTCAGCGACGAGAAAGTCATGGCGCCGGACCGGGCGTGGCACCTCGACCTTCCCGAGGAACCGGTGTCCGTCCGGGGCGATGCCTCCCAGCTGCACCAGGTCCTCGTGAACCTGCTCTCCAATGCCCGCAAGCACACCCCGCCCGGCACTACGGTGACGACCGGAGTGATGCGTTCGGCCGACGGCAGCGCTGTGATTACTGTCACGGACGACGGCGCCGGCATCCCGCCCGAATTCGTGGACAAGGTCTTCGCGCGCTTCGCCCGCGCAGACGCCTCACGTGCGACACCGGTTCAGTCACCCCTGGCGCCTGCATCCGCAGCGGCGATGGGCTCCGCCGCCGTGGGAGCAACCGCGGGCACGGCCCTCCATACCGCGGATTCGCGGGGAGAACCAGGGGCTTCGCAGGGAGAACCGGGGGTGGCCTCGGCAGAGGGAACCAGCGGGCTGGGCCTGTCCATCGTGCAGTCAATCGTGGAAGCGCACGGCGGCACGGTGGAGGTCACGTCCCGGCACGGCCGGACGGAATTTGCCGTCCGGCTGCCCGCGCAAGGCGCCGCGCCGACGCCATGA